The Halioglobus maricola genome segment CCGCAGCCGTGCGTCCTCGGCAAGCTCGTCCGCGCCCTCGTCCGCCAGCTCCTGCTGACGCATACGAAATGCTTCGAGGTTTGCCTGCTCCAGGCCGAGGTCGCTGCCGCCGCGTCTCGGGCGCAGGTAAAACACGCCGGAGAACAAAACCAGGCCCAGGCAGCCGAGTAAAAACAAGGTCATTTATCCTGCTCCGCCTGCTTTAATAGTTCATCCAGACGTTCCTGCTGGGCCGTGTCGAGTACATTTTCTTCGCCAGCCGCTTCAGGTCGCCTGCCGCGCATCACAAAAAACACAATCAGCACACCCAGCAACAACAAGCCAACCGGGGCCAGCCATAAAATGCGGGTAGCGCCGTCATAATCGGGTCGGTAGCGCACAAATTCCCCATAGCGCTCTACCAGGTAGGCGAGAAT includes the following:
- a CDS encoding cytochrome c-type biogenesis protein translates to MMRILAMLLLLGSVAAQAVIETYEFSSPELEERYQQLSAELRCPTCQNQTIADSNSLISQDLRKLLYEQLEAGKSDDEILAYLVERYGEFVRYRPDYDGATRILWLAPVGLLLLGVLIVFFVMRGRRPEAAGEENVLDTAQQERLDELLKQAEQDK